The sequence GTTCCAAGGCCCTGAGAACGCTGGAGGTCCTTTCGGCATGTTCCTGTTTATCAATGATAAAGGTTTCGTAGCTGATCTCAAAGATGATATCTTCGGGGAGGGTGGCCTGCAGGCGGGTATTGGACCTTTTATGGAGAGCTTTTAGTAATTTGTATTTGATGGCTTTGAGCAGGTAAGCTTTTACCGAAATGGAAGGCGGCGCATTTTTACTTTGCCATAGTTCTATGAAGAGTTCCTGGATACAATCTTCCAATATCTCTGTATCGGCGCATATTTTATTGCCATACCGGAAGAGATCGGCATAATGACGGCGGAACAGTAAGCCCAAAGCATCCCTGTTGCCCTGTATAAAGGCCAGCCAGCAGTCAATATCTTGTTTATGGTCAATCGGGTCGTGCAGCATGCTCGTTGATAGCTCGCGATCGTAAACTACCAGTAAATATGAAGAAAATCAACAGGTAGTAAAAATATTTTTAAAATTGGCATTACAAAGTATTCAAACCAGTCACTTATAACAGGAAATAAGCTGATCTATGGAAAATATGTTTTCAACAGTGGAGGATATTATAGCAGATGAGGGTTTTCAGGCCTGGTATGCAGCCGTGGATAAGGCTGCTGTACAGGCCTGGGAAAGCCGGATGGAAACCCATCCTGCTATGGCTGTATTGGTGGCGGAAGCCCGGGAGTACATGATTGCACTTACCGTGCAGGAGCGGGAAGTATCTGTGGGCCAGGTAACTGCTGCAGAGCAGCGGCTGATGGCTTCGCTGGCCATTAAGCCTGCAACACCGGTGATCTCCCTGCAACGCCGTAATAACCGCTGGTGGTGGGCTGCTGCCGCTGTACTGTTGATCGGGATCAGCACTTTTGTATTGTGGAACAGATCTTCCTCACTGGCCCTGATGCAAACTGCTTATGGAGAGATCCGGCAGCAGCAGTTGCCTGATGGTTCTACGGTAACCCTGAATGCCAATAGTGAGATCAGCTTTCATGAAGGTTGGAAGGAAGGTTCCAGCCGGGAAATATGGTTGAAGGGAGAAGCGTTTTTCCATGTGACTAAAACACCTTCCAAATCCCGCTTTATTGTCCATACTGAGCGGTTTGATGTAGTGGTAACAGGTACACAGTTCAATGTGATGAGCCGCGCCGGAAAGACCAATTTAATGCTTACTGAGGGTAGTGTGACGTTGAAAACCCGTGAAGGAAAAGAAATTTATATGAAGCCCGGCGATTTTGTAGAGGTTACAGATCTGCAGCCGGAAATAAAAACAGGCAAGGAAGAGAATGTTCTGGCCTGGAAGGATAAGAAACTATATTTTGAGAAAACACCCCTCTCTGTTGCCGTACAAAAGATAGAAGAACTGTATGGTGTAAAGATCAGGTTGGCCAATAAAACAGTAGCTGATAAGACGCTCACCGGCATTATGTCGAATGATAACCTGGATGATTTGTTACAGGCCGTGGAAGTTGCCACTGATTTCCATGTAGTACATAAACATGACGAGATACTAATTACAGAATAATTGTTGAATACGGGTCATTGTATAGTCTGAAAGCATTCGCTAAAGGAATGCTTTTTAGAAAAACAAATGAGATGTTTTCCTGCTGCTCCGGAAAGCAGGGTGACGTTTTATGCATGGTCCTATTGGCATCACAAAACAATCACAAACTGCTATTAACTAAAAGGTTGCATTATGAGAGTCGTTCACATAAAACCCAAACTGCTTGGCTGTTTACTGGGATTGCAGTTGTTCTCTTTTTCTCCGGCAGGTGCACAGGATGTATATGCCTATGCTACTGGTAAACAAAATGCTCCCCGCCAGCAGGCTGATCCCAACAGGAAGCCGGAAGATACCAGCAATAAACAAAGCCTCTTTAAGGTATTAAAGGAACTGAATAAGACGAAAGGTGTTTCTTTCCTGTTCTCCGATGAATCGCTGGGCGAAAGGCTGGTGAATCCTGTAAAGAAAGATCATGTTGATATCGAGAAGATCCTGAACCAGGTGCTGGAGAATACAGGACTGAAATATAAGAAGGTCAATGACAAGACTTTCGTGATCGTGGTAGCTAAGGAATCGGTAAAGGCCAATACAACTACTGTTACGTTTGGCGATGACAATGGACAGGTGGCCGCTAACCGCCCGGACGATCCGGTAACCGGCAAGATAACAGATGCTACCGGCGAAGGCGTGGCGGGCGTGAGTGTATCGGTGAAAGGAACACAGCGTGGTACTACTACCAATGCTGCCGGCGTGTTTTCTATTGAAGTAAATAGAGGAGAAACACTGATTTTCTCTGCCGTAGGATATACTACCCAGGAAGTGGTGGTGGGTGACCGCAATACGGTTAATGTATTGCTGGCAACTGCCTCCGGGCAAATGACTGAAGTAGTGGTGACGGCGCTGGGTATTAGCAGAAGATCAAAAAGTATTACTTATGCCACACAAAAGATAAGTGGTGAAGAACTGACTGCGGTGAAAGACCCCAACCTGGTGAATAGCCTGAATGGCAAGATCGCCGGCTTAACGGTTAACAGAAGCGCTTCCGGCGCCGGTGGTTCTGTAAGGGTGGTGATGCGTGGTAACAAGAGTACACAGAATAATTCGCCCCTGTATGTGATTGACGGTATTCCCATGTACAACAGTTCTGTGGCACAGCCAGAGAACCTGTTTGGCCAGTCATCCGGTGTTGCCAGTGCAGGCCGTGATGGTGGGGATGCGATCTCTAACCTGAACCCGGAAGATATTGAAAGCATGCAGGTGTTGAAGGGGGCGTCTGCCGCAGCTTTGTATGGCAGCCAGGCAGCCAACGGAGCTATACTGGTGACTACCAAAAAAGGAAAAGCAGGTGCTACACGTGTTACAGTGGCCAGCAGTCTTACGCTTGACCGTGTGATGCTGAAGCCCGAAGCACAGTTTGCTTATGGACAGGATGGCGCGAACAATGAGAATGGCTGGGGCACCAAAAACGGGAAAGGCGATTATACGGATGACTTCTATCAGACAGGCGTTACCTGGATCAACAGCATCAGCCTGATGGCTGGCGGTGACAAGGCGCAAAGTTATTTCTCCTATGCCAATACAGATAATAAAGGGGTTATTCCTACTGCCAAATTCAACCGTCATACGTTTACTTTCCGTGAGAACGCTAAGTTCTTTAATGATAAGCTGACGGTGGATGGACTGGTAACACTGACCAGGCAAAAAGCTACCAATCGTCCTTCATCCGGATTGTACAACAATCCGCAGATGGGCCTTTATTTCTTTCCGCGTAATCTTGATTTTGGTGTATATAAAAATGCCTATGAAGTTAATTCTCCGCAACGTGCATTGAATGTACAGAACTGGTGGAATATTGACTATGATAATGGCAATTTTGGCAATGAATATTCCCAGAACCCCTATTGGATACTGCATCGCAACCAACGTAGTGACAGCCGTGACCGTGCTTTCAGTTCATTGACGTTGCGGTATGAGTTATTGCCCTGGTTGTCGGTACAGGCGCGTGGCAGTTACGATTTTTCGGTGGATGATTATGATTCCAAAATGTATGCAGGCACGCATCCTGTAATAGCAGATTATAATGGACGCTATACCTGGGAACGTAGTAAGAACAGTGTAGCTTATGGCGATGTACTGTTTTTCCTGAATAAGAATATCAGTCCTGATCTTTCCCTGAATGCTACCCTGGGCGCTTCTGTCAATGATGCCCGGGTGAATGACCGTACTTTTATTGATTCGTATGGCGCTGTAAATGCAGATGGCGTGAAGCAGGGACTGGGTATTGCCAATGTATTCAGTGTGCAGAATATCCTGGCCCGCAATGCCGCCAAACAACAATCGGTGATCCGCTACCAGACACAATCAGTATTGGGCAGTGCTTCCCTTGGTTATAAAGAGATGGTGTACCTGGACCTGACAGCCAGAAATGACTGGTCATCTACTTTGTCGTATACACCCAATCAAAGTTTCCTGTATTATTCTGCAGGCGCTACCGGCGTGCTGAGCGAGATGGTAAAGCTGCCGGAGGCTGTAGACCTTGCCAAACTGCGTGTATCCTTCGCCAGGGTGGGCAATAGTGTAAAGGCGTTTGTCACCAATCCTCCGTTGTATACGGTAAATCCTTCCACAGGTGGGCTGGTGAAGAATATAAAGGCCTCTTATCCCAACAGGCCGCTGAAGCCGGAAGATAACCGTTCTTTTGAAATTGGTACAGAGTGGCGCCTGCTGAATAACCGTGTGGGTGTAGATGTTACCTGGTATAAGAACGATAATTACAATCAATATTTTGAGACGCCTGCGCCCAGCAGCAGTGGCTTCAATACTTATTACCTGAACCTGGGCCAGATACGCAATACAGGTGTGGAAGTGATGTTGAGCCTGGTACCGGTAAAGACCAAGGACCTGGAATGGAATACCGCCCTGAATTTTGCAGCCAATGATAATAAGGTGGTAAACCTGAGCGAAGATGGTGTGACCGATGCCAACGCGCAGTTCTTCTTAACCGGCTTTGATAATACCTACGGTTCTATTGTACGCGAAGGCGGCAGTTTTGGGGATATCCTCTCTTTCGTAGCCGACCGCGATGATAAGGGCAATATGGTCCTGAATGACAATGGTACGCCCAAGCGGGCCGCCGACAGGAAAGTGATCGGCAATCCTAACCCTGATTTTACGGCAGGCTGGAGCAACAGTGTCCGTTACAAAGGTTTTGACCTGAGCTTCCTGTTTGATGGTCGTTTTGGTGGTGAGGTGATGAGTATTACTCAAGCTGAGCTGGATGTACGTGGTTTCAGTGAAGCCAGCGCCGCTGCCAGGGAAAATGGTGGTGTACAGGTTGCAGGCACTAAAAATGGTACTCCCTTTACCGGTAAAGTAGATGCCAAAGATTATTATACAGCAATCGGTGGCCGTGCCGGTATTGGTGAATTCTATCTGTATGACGCTACAGCGGTCCGCTTACGTGAATTATCACTGGGCTACACCGTTCCATTGAAATGGAAAGGCGTACGCAGCCTGAATGTATCCCTGATCGGCCGTAACCTCTTTTTCATTAAGCGCGAGGCGCCATTTGATCCTGAAATATCTATGAGCACGGATAACGGATTGCAGGGCGTGGATGTATTTGGCCTGCCAGCTACCCGCAGCCTCGGTATTAATGTAAAAGTTGCCTTCTAATCTTTAAACGCATGTATTGTATGAAACGTAAATATATTTTCAGCCGGTTTTTTTGTGCAGCGTTATTCTTCTGCGTTATGGCAGGAGGATGTACCAAAAGGTTTGAGTCGATCAATACCGACCCTTATGGTCTGGACGAAAATAGCCTGAAGGGAGATTTTGCCCTTTATGGGGCGCCTTTTAACCAGATGCAGTTGGGTGTGCATTTGTTTGCTCCCGAATGGCAATACCAGTTGCAGCAAAACCTGAATGCCGACATTTATTCGGGCTACCTGATGACGCCTACGCCTTTTGCGAATAATGTGAATAACAGTAACTATTTCATGGTGGATGGCTGGAATAATTTCATCTGGACCATCGCGTATGACAATGTGATGTCTCCTGCCCAGGCGGTGATTGACAGAGCAAAAAAAGAGAAGTATGCCAATTTTGAGGCATGGGCGATGGTACTGAAAGTGCTGGCCATGCATCGTGTAAGTGATATTTTTGGTCCGGTAGTGTATACCAATTTCGGAAAGATCAATGCCGATGGCAGTGTAACGTATGATTCCCAGCAGGAAGCTTATACAGCCTTTTTTAAAGACCTGGATGATGCACAGGCCAAACTGAAGGCTTATGCTGATGACGCAGATGCTGCCCAGATATTTAAGAATTTTGATCTTTCTTATGGCGGCAGTTATACGAAATGGATGAAGCTGATCAATTCCCTGCGTTTGCGGCTGGCGATCAGGATTGTGAAAGCAGATGCGGCAAAAGCCAAAACAGAAGCTGAAAAAGCATTATCCAATAGTTACGGTGTTATTGAGAGTTCAGAGAATGATTTTATCATTAACAGCAAAACACTCAATAATCCACTGAGTGTGATCTCTGACAGTTGGGGCGATATCCGTATGGGTGCGCCTATTGAGTCTTATCTTACCGGGTACAGTGATCCGCGTTTGTCCAAATATTTTGTGGCAGCTACCGATCCTGCCGTTGCAGGACAATATAAGGGGATCCGCAATGGTATTGATCTGCCCAATAACCAGTTGTACCGTAAATTTTCCACCCTGGCTCCTTTGGGAACAAAGATGCCGATGCTGACTTCAGGCGAGGTATGGTTCCTGAAAGCCGAAGCTAAGCTGAGGGGCTGGGCTGTACCGGGTGTAGCTACCGTGCAGGAGGCTTATGAAAAAGGCATTCAGCAATCGCTGGCGCAGTGGGGCGTGGAGTCTCAGTTTGATACTTATAAGAACAGTACCGCCCAGCCTGCCCAATATGTTGATCCTTTCAATGCTGCCAACAGTGTATTGACCGGTTCTCCTTATTTAAGCACCGTAAGTCCTAAATGGAATGATGCCGGCAGTACTGAGCAGAAACTGGAACAGATCATTACCCAAAAATGGATTGCTTTGTTCCCTGAATCACAGGAAGCCTGGTCTGAATTCCGCCGTACCGGTTACCCCAAACTGTTCCCGGTGGTGGTTAATAACAGTGGCGGGGTAATACCTGCGGGCCAGTTTATCAAGCGTATCAATTTTGCCATCAGTGAGAAAGAAACCAACCAGATAGGTTACCAGGGTGCTGTGCAAAAGCTGGGTGGCACTGATAATATCGGTACCCGGTTGTGGTGGGATAAGCCGTAACTGGTTGCTGGTTGCTGGTAGTTCAGTGACCCGCATTGAATAATGTAAGTATTTTAAGTGTTATACGTAGTCGTTATCGAGGTACAAATAAGCCCTCTTCTTTTGAAGGGGGCTTTTTCGTGCAACGTTTTGCAAAACAGCAAGGTCAGTACATGCTAAACCCTGTACATGAACAAGCTCGCACTTATTCTGCTGGTTGTTGTGGTGGCTTGCCGCAAAGACCATAACCCGCCTATCCGGTTAGATGCTGCTACTGAAATCGTTTTTGTCTCAAGGCCCACTTCCTCCGGTGACTGGAAATTAGAACTCATGCAGGGTGATGGTGGTAACCGGCGCGCGATTGCGGGTGTTTACAAATCGCCGGGAGAGTTTACCGTTTCTCATGATGGAAAGAAAATAGCCTGGACTGCTCATGAAAATGGTGCTCACCGGTTATATGTAACAGATAAAGCAGGAGGGACGCCGGTTTTGCTGGGCAGTGGCGTCAATTACTGCGGCCAGCCAGACTGGTCACCGGATGATCGTAAGTTGGTATTTATGAAAAGCGACGATCCTGCGGAACTGACTATTTATATGGTGGATAGTGACGGAAAAAATGAAAAACGATTGACTCCAGATAACTGGAGTGCGTGTCCAAGGTGGTTTCCGGATGGTAAAATGATTGCTTATGTATCGATAGTAGGCAATAATAGAGGTATTTATTCCATGCAGGCTGACGGAAGTGACAGGAAGCTGCTATTATCTGGCAATAATTTTTTTAATGCGCTGTTTGTTTCTCCCTCAGGTGATAAGATTGTTGCCACTGAGACTTTGTGGGAAAGGCCCACGAAAATTTTTGTAATGAACGCAGATGGGTCGAATCCAAAGAATCTCGCTGCTGGTGTCGATCATTTTACTGAAAATGATATGGGGGGAGAGTCCAATGGCAGCCCGGCATGGTCGCCTGATGGTAAAAAGATCGCTTATGTATCAAGTGTTACAAACCGGAGTGAAATTTATGTGATCAACAGCGATGGAACGAACGACAGACGTCTCACCAATACCGGTAAATTTAATAGCAGTCCTTCCTGGTCGAAGGATGGGCAGTATATTTTATTTGCTTCCAACAGGAATGGTGATGCTACTTCTGATCTTTATGTCATGAAGGCCAATGGGCAGTCGCAAACAGCCCTTACGAAAGAGGCAGGGTTTAATATATCGCCGGTATTTGTAACGCCTTAATAAAAAGAGGATGTCTTCCGGCGAAGAAGACATCCTCTTTCCTTATTTAACTTCTTTATTTAGTTGACCCCGATCTCGTCTACAAATAACCAGGCTTTGCTGCCGGCGCCAGGATTGCCGGCGGCGATGGTACCATAGTTTTTAGCGAATACTTTTATGTAGCGTGCCGAAGTGGCGGTGAAAGGAAGGGTGATGGTCGCGGCATTGTTCTCTTCTTTTACCGCTTCACTGGTTTTGCCGAGCGGGCGCCAGTTACTGCCATCAGCAGAAGCGAATGCTTCCACGTACTGTGGCGGATACACCCAACTGGGCTGCTGGTCCAGTATGTGCAGGTTGACAGACGATATGGATTGTGCTTTGCCTAAATCAATCACGGCTTCCATATCGGGTCCCTGCCAGCCCAGCCACTCTTCTGAGCCAATACCAACTTTGTCGGCCTTAGCTCCATTGATCAATCCAAAGCTGCCACCATTACCAGCGCGGCTCTCCGCAGGTGGTGTAGTGATGGAGAGTTTTTTGCCGGTAGCTTTGGTAATGGTGAATTTCTGCCATACCCAACTGGTGGGATGTCCGCCTTTAACCAGCGTAGCCCCCATTTCTGTATCCTTTGTAATTAAGAAAGGTTTTGAATAGGGCAATAGTAATGAACTGACTTTAGAAGGCGTGTAACTAACTTTGCCTTCCGTAGAAGTGCTTTGTAATGCCCACTGAACACCCTTGTTGTCTTTTGCCGGTAGTATGCTCGCCTTCAGGTCAAAAAAAGCTTTGCTGTAATTGGCGCCCCACAGATCATATCTTTTGAATTGTGTTTGCAGGCGTTTTTCAAAATCAGTCCAGTTACGCTTTTCCTTCGGACTCCACAATACTTCACTGAGTGCACTGGCGCGGGGGAAGATCATGTATTCCACTTTCTTCGTGTTCTTCATATATTCTGTCCACACATTGCCCTGTGCGCCGAGTACATGCTTCGCTTCTGCTGCAGTTAATTCTTTGGGCACCGGCTCGTAGCTGTAGATCTTTTGTACCGTGGTATAGCCGCCAATGGTAACAGAATCTTCATTTTTTGTTTGTGAATGGTCGAGGTATACATGGCTGCCGGGCGTCATGATCACATCGTGGTTTTGTTTGGCGGCCTCTATGCCTCCCTTTTCACCGCGCCAACTCATCACCACTGCATTGGGCGCCAGGCCACCTTCCAGTATTTCGTCCCAGCCAATGAGTGTTTTGCCTTTGCCATTGATGTATTTCTCCATCCGTTGTATGAAATAGCTTTGCAGTTCATGCTCATCTTTCAGCCCCAGGTCTTTGATACGCTTTTGGCATTTGGGACAATGCTTCCAGCTTTCCTTGGGACATTCATCGCCCCCCACATGTACGTATTGGGCGGGGAATAAGGGTATTACTTCATCCAGTACATCCTGCAGAAAATTGAATACCGTATCATTGCCGGCGCAGAATACGTCGTTGAACACGCCCCAGGTTTCCTGTACCTTATAAGGGCCGCCGGTACATCCAAGGTAAGGGTAGGCTGCCAGTGCTGCAGAAGCATGGCCCGGCATTTCAATTTCCGGTATAATGGTCACATAGCGTTTGGCGGCATAAGCTACAATGTCTTTTACTTCCTCCTGTGTATAGAAACCGCCATAGTGGATGCTGTCATTGCCTTTGCCGGGATAACGGCCGATGATGGTACCGTTGCGGTAACCACCAATTTCTGTAAGCTTGGGATATTTTTTGATCTCAATGCGCCAGCCCTGGTCTTCTGTTAAATGCCAGTGGAAGTAGTTCATTTTGTGCAGGGCAATGTAATCAATGTATTTTTTGATAAAGTCTACCGGGAAAAAATGACGACCTACATCGAGGTGAAGGCCGCGGTATTGAAAACGGGGATAGTCTTTGATGCCGACGAAAGGTATTTTTAAGGACGCGCTTTTTTGTACCGGCAGTAACTGCAATAAAGACTGTACACCATAAAAGGCGCCTGTTTCATTATCGCCGGCGATGTAAACCTGGTCTTTCTTTACCTGCATGATATAGGCGCCGGCTATGGGGTATTCCATTTTCTCGTAGTTGAGGTGAATGGCGCCCGGCGCATTTTTGCTGGTCACTTTCAGGGTAAAACCATAGATCTGCTGCAGGTAATCATTTAAGAAGCCGGCAGCATTTTCCAGTCCGGAACCATCTAACACAATAGGGGTGTTTTTGGTGATCACAAACTGGCCGGCCAGTTTAGGCATTTTTACCTCCGCCGGCCGGGGAATGATGTTTACCTGTGCCAGGGCACAATGAGTAGCAAAAAGCAGTGCAAGAACAAATGATGTACGCATGGAATCCGTTTTTACAAATGGTGTTGTTTCACGGCCCAATGTAACGAAGAATTATGAAATTATTTTATGCAACCGATAGCCTGAAATCATTTTAACACCGGCAAAAGGATGTTGCTGCTGTTGGCGGCATCATGGAAGATGCGGATGGTGGCTTTCTGGAAATCACTATCGTTTGCTTCATAGATATTTACAAACTTTTGCGGGTTGCGGTCTACCAGCGGGAACCAACTGCTTTGGACCTGTATCATAATGCGGTGGCCTTTTTTGAAGGTATGGGCTACATCGGGCAGCTCAAATTTCACCCGTTCTGTTTTATTGGGTTTAAAGGCTTCGGGCACTTCAAAACTGTTGCGGAAACGTCCACGCATTACTTCACCACGTACCAGCATCTGGTAACCACCCATGGGGTAGGGGCCACCGGCGTCACGTCCGGCTGCTGATGGCGTGCCGGGGTAGCTGAAATCATCCGGGAATACATCAATGAGCTTGACTACAAAGTCGGCATCTGTGCCGGTAATACTGGTGAGCAGGTCGGCTACCAGGGTGCCACCAAGCGTCACTTCTTCTGTCAATAGATCTGTCTGGAAAGTGAGTACATCGGTACGGCGGGCAGCAAAGCGCTGGTCATCGGTCATATACTCCCTGGTGCGTGACCAATGCACATCTTCTGTATAGGGTACCGGTTTGGCAGGGTCACTGATGTATTCACTGAAGCTGGTTTTGCCAGTGGGCTTATCCCAGCCCAGTTTACCATTGGGTTGCAGGTACAGGGCTTTGTCTGTTTTACCGGCAGGAGGCCATTGGGGGTATTGTTTCCATTTATTGGCGCCACTGAAGAAGATGGTGGCTTCTGCCAGTTTGGCGATGTCTCCTTTGCCTTTGAGGAAGTAATTGAAGAAAGGCACTTCAATGTTGTTCTGGTACCAGTGGGAGGTATTGGCGCCAAATTGTACATGGCCCAATTTGCTGCCATCGAGAGAGGCCCATTGTCCATGGAACCAGGGGCCCATGACTATTTTATTGAAGGCAGCCGCTGCATTCTTTTTCTCAATGGCTTCATATAAACGCCAGGCGCCAAAGCAATCTTCTGCATCAAATAAGCCACCTACGGTAAGCATGGCCGGCTTGATGTTGTTGACAAAGTTGCGGGGATTGCGCGCTTTCCACCAGTTGTCGAGGTTGGGATGGGCGTAGAGGTCTTTCCAGAATTTCAGGCTATCACCGGTAAGCTGCATAAAGTTCTTTAAAGCGCCGATGCGCAGGTAAGTTTCATAGTTGTCATTTTGGGGGAGTTGTAAGCTGGTTTTTGGCCCTACTGTGGTAGGAGCAGGGCGTGGATAGCCAAAACCACCTGCATAGAAAGAGAAGCCATCAAGGAGGAAGAAAGCGCCGTTGTGGTGAAAGTCGTCGCCCATAAACCAGTCTGTTACCGGGGCCTGGGGACTTACTGCTTTCAGCGCAGGGTGACCACTTAGCGCCGCCATGGTGGAGTAGAAACCGGGATAGGAGATACCCATCACGCCTACATTGCCATTGTTATTGGGCAGGTTTTTGATCAACCAGTCAATAGCATCATAGGTATCGCTGGCTTCATCAATATCCTGGCTGGTCTTTTTATCGGGATTGAAAGGACGTACGTCCACAAATTCGCCTTCACTCATCCAGCGGCCGCGTACATCCTGGTTAACAATGATATAGTTCTCGCGGGTATAATAACGGAAATGGCCTACCCATAAACTGGCGCGGAAGTTCTGTTCTCCATAAGGGAAGCAGGAGTAGGGAGTGCGCGTCATCAGGACCGGATGCTTTTCTGTATTGTCTTTGGGCAGGTAAACGGAAGTGAATAGTTTCACACCGTCGCGCATGGGAATGGAATATTCCTTTTTGATGTAATTGTCCCGTACCCAGGCAGAATCCTGTGCGGTTTGGAAGCTTAGCTGGGCCTGGGTGGTGAAAATAAAAAGGCAATTCGCCAGGAAAAGGAGTAGTTTTCTCATGGTAACCATTAATTTTAAAGTTCTAAAGTAAGGAATGTTGTTCAACCCATAGTTGCCATTTATGCACCCACATCAACAACTGATAGAAAAGTTTTATACTTCTTTTAATAAACTGGATGCTGCCGGCATGATCAGTTGTTATCACGGGGAAGTATGTTTTTATGATCCTGTTTTTGAGAACCTTACCGGTAAAGAAGCGGGAGCGATGTGGACGATGTTATGCAGGAATGCCAGGGATTTTTCCCTTACTTATAGTAAGGTGGAAGCTGGTGATGAATATGGCAGTTGTGAATGGACGGCCCACTATACTTTTTCCGCTACCGGCAGGAAGGTCACCAATCATGTGAAAGCGCATTTTAAATTCCATGAGGGATTGATCATTGAACATATGGATGATTTTGACTTATGGAGGTGGAGCCGGCAGGCTTTGGGGGTTAAGGGGCTGTTGCTGGGGTGGAGTGGTTTTGTGATCAATAAGGTGCGGAAGAGGGCCAGGGCCAGTTTGAAGAAGGCAATGGCTACTTAATATAAAAAGAGAGAAAACTACTATATCTATGTCTACAAGGAGAAAGTTTATA comes from Paraflavitalea devenefica and encodes:
- a CDS encoding SusC/RagA family TonB-linked outer membrane protein; translated protein: MRVVHIKPKLLGCLLGLQLFSFSPAGAQDVYAYATGKQNAPRQQADPNRKPEDTSNKQSLFKVLKELNKTKGVSFLFSDESLGERLVNPVKKDHVDIEKILNQVLENTGLKYKKVNDKTFVIVVAKESVKANTTTVTFGDDNGQVAANRPDDPVTGKITDATGEGVAGVSVSVKGTQRGTTTNAAGVFSIEVNRGETLIFSAVGYTTQEVVVGDRNTVNVLLATASGQMTEVVVTALGISRRSKSITYATQKISGEELTAVKDPNLVNSLNGKIAGLTVNRSASGAGGSVRVVMRGNKSTQNNSPLYVIDGIPMYNSSVAQPENLFGQSSGVASAGRDGGDAISNLNPEDIESMQVLKGASAAALYGSQAANGAILVTTKKGKAGATRVTVASSLTLDRVMLKPEAQFAYGQDGANNENGWGTKNGKGDYTDDFYQTGVTWINSISLMAGGDKAQSYFSYANTDNKGVIPTAKFNRHTFTFRENAKFFNDKLTVDGLVTLTRQKATNRPSSGLYNNPQMGLYFFPRNLDFGVYKNAYEVNSPQRALNVQNWWNIDYDNGNFGNEYSQNPYWILHRNQRSDSRDRAFSSLTLRYELLPWLSVQARGSYDFSVDDYDSKMYAGTHPVIADYNGRYTWERSKNSVAYGDVLFFLNKNISPDLSLNATLGASVNDARVNDRTFIDSYGAVNADGVKQGLGIANVFSVQNILARNAAKQQSVIRYQTQSVLGSASLGYKEMVYLDLTARNDWSSTLSYTPNQSFLYYSAGATGVLSEMVKLPEAVDLAKLRVSFARVGNSVKAFVTNPPLYTVNPSTGGLVKNIKASYPNRPLKPEDNRSFEIGTEWRLLNNRVGVDVTWYKNDNYNQYFETPAPSSSGFNTYYLNLGQIRNTGVEVMLSLVPVKTKDLEWNTALNFAANDNKVVNLSEDGVTDANAQFFLTGFDNTYGSIVREGGSFGDILSFVADRDDKGNMVLNDNGTPKRAADRKVIGNPNPDFTAGWSNSVRYKGFDLSFLFDGRFGGEVMSITQAELDVRGFSEASAAARENGGVQVAGTKNGTPFTGKVDAKDYYTAIGGRAGIGEFYLYDATAVRLRELSLGYTVPLKWKGVRSLNVSLIGRNLFFIKREAPFDPEISMSTDNGLQGVDVFGLPATRSLGINVKVAF
- a CDS encoding PD40 domain-containing protein, with protein sequence MNKLALILLVVVVACRKDHNPPIRLDAATEIVFVSRPTSSGDWKLELMQGDGGNRRAIAGVYKSPGEFTVSHDGKKIAWTAHENGAHRLYVTDKAGGTPVLLGSGVNYCGQPDWSPDDRKLVFMKSDDPAELTIYMVDSDGKNEKRLTPDNWSACPRWFPDGKMIAYVSIVGNNRGIYSMQADGSDRKLLLSGNNFFNALFVSPSGDKIVATETLWERPTKIFVMNADGSNPKNLAAGVDHFTENDMGGESNGSPAWSPDGKKIAYVSSVTNRSEIYVINSDGTNDRRLTNTGKFNSSPSWSKDGQYILFASNRNGDATSDLYVMKANGQSQTALTKEAGFNISPVFVTP
- a CDS encoding RagB/SusD family nutrient uptake outer membrane protein; its protein translation is MKRKYIFSRFFCAALFFCVMAGGCTKRFESINTDPYGLDENSLKGDFALYGAPFNQMQLGVHLFAPEWQYQLQQNLNADIYSGYLMTPTPFANNVNNSNYFMVDGWNNFIWTIAYDNVMSPAQAVIDRAKKEKYANFEAWAMVLKVLAMHRVSDIFGPVVYTNFGKINADGSVTYDSQQEAYTAFFKDLDDAQAKLKAYADDADAAQIFKNFDLSYGGSYTKWMKLINSLRLRLAIRIVKADAAKAKTEAEKALSNSYGVIESSENDFIINSKTLNNPLSVISDSWGDIRMGAPIESYLTGYSDPRLSKYFVAATDPAVAGQYKGIRNGIDLPNNQLYRKFSTLAPLGTKMPMLTSGEVWFLKAEAKLRGWAVPGVATVQEAYEKGIQQSLAQWGVESQFDTYKNSTAQPAQYVDPFNAANSVLTGSPYLSTVSPKWNDAGSTEQKLEQIITQKWIALFPESQEAWSEFRRTGYPKLFPVVVNNSGGVIPAGQFIKRINFAISEKETNQIGYQGAVQKLGGTDNIGTRLWWDKP
- a CDS encoding FecR family protein, with the translated sequence MENMFSTVEDIIADEGFQAWYAAVDKAAVQAWESRMETHPAMAVLVAEAREYMIALTVQEREVSVGQVTAAEQRLMASLAIKPATPVISLQRRNNRWWWAAAAVLLIGISTFVLWNRSSSLALMQTAYGEIRQQQLPDGSTVTLNANSEISFHEGWKEGSSREIWLKGEAFFHVTKTPSKSRFIVHTERFDVVVTGTQFNVMSRAGKTNLMLTEGSVTLKTREGKEIYMKPGDFVEVTDLQPEIKTGKEENVLAWKDKKLYFEKTPLSVAVQKIEELYGVKIRLANKTVADKTLTGIMSNDNLDDLLQAVEVATDFHVVHKHDEILITE
- a CDS encoding RNA polymerase sigma factor; translated protein: MLHDPIDHKQDIDCWLAFIQGNRDALGLLFRRHYADLFRYGNKICADTEILEDCIQELFIELWQSKNAPPSISVKAYLLKAIKYKLLKALHKRSNTRLQATLPEDIIFEISYETFIIDKQEHAERTSSVLRALEQLSARQKEIIYLKFYQNLSYEEVSDIMNINYQVARNLLSQAIKTMKKILQKLPLLLFA